One Phaseolus vulgaris cultivar G19833 chromosome 2, P. vulgaris v2.0, whole genome shotgun sequence DNA window includes the following coding sequences:
- the LOC137811156 gene encoding probable methyltransferase PMT20: protein MKHKDGKPINQPNKSRAVTFAVTLIALCGLSFYLGGIFCSGKDAVVANTIKNTLDTPKQTSGSLVMRPISFPECSLDYQDYTPCTDPKRWRKYGTFRLTLLERHCPPIFERKECLVPPPDGYKPPIRWPKSRDECWYRNVPYDWINKQKSNQHWLIKEGEKFLFPGGGTMFPNGVGEYVDMMQELIPEMKDGTVRTAIDTGCGVASWGGDLLDRGILTVSLAPRDNHEAQVQFALERGIPAILGVISTQRLPFPSNSFDMAHCSRCLIPWTEFGGIYLMEIHRILRPGGFWVLSGPPVNYEHRWRGWNTTVAEQKTDYENLQNLLTSMCFTLYNKKDDIAVWQKAKDNSCYEKLPKETYPPKCDDSLEPDSGWYTPLRACFVLPDPKYTKSVLTYMPKWPERLHASPERITTAHGASTSGSISTFHHDDGKWKKRIQHYKKLLPELGTEKIRNVMDMNTVYGAFAAALINDPLWVMNVVSSYGPNTLPVVYDRGLIGTFHDWCEAFSTYPRTYDLLHLDGFFTAENHRCEMKYVLLEMDRILRPGGHAIIRESSYFVDAVATVGKGMRWICRKEKTEYGVDKEKVLICQKKLWHSSNTGSR, encoded by the exons ATGAAACATAAAGATGGAAAACCGATCAACCAGCCAAACAAGAGCCGGGCTGTTACTTTTGCAGTCACCTTAATTGCTCTATGTGGCCTTTCTTTCTATCTGGGAGGAATCTTTTGTTCTGGGAAGGATGCGGTTGTGGCCAATACCATTAAGAATACCCTTGATACTCCTAAGCAAACCTCAGGTTCTCTGGTGATGAGACCCATCAGTTTCCCTGAATGTAGCTTGGACTATCAAGACTACACTCCATGCACAGATCCAAAG AGATGGAGAAAATATGGCACGTTCCGGCTTACTTTGTTAGAACGACATTGCCCTCCAATTTTTGAGAGGAAGGAATGCTTGGTTCCTCCACCAGATGGATACAAGCCTCCAATCAGATGGCCAAAGAGCAGAGATGAGTGTTGGTACAG GAATGTGCCGTATGACTGGATCAACAAGCAGAAGTCTAACCAGCATTGGTTGATTAAGGAAGGGGAGAAATTCCTGTTTCCAGGTGGGGGTACTATGTTTCCCAACGGTGTCGGTGAATATGTTGATATGATGCAAGAACTAATCCCAGAAATGAAGGATGGGACAGTGAGAACTGCCATTGATACTGGTTGTGGG GTTGCTAGCTGGGGTGGTGATTTGTTGGATCGGGGGATTCTAACAGTTTCTCTTGCTCCAAGAGATAACCATGAAGCTCAAGTTCAATTTGCTCTAGAGCGTGGTATACCAGCTATTCTTGGTGTCATTTCTACACAGAGACTTCCTTTCCCATCAAACTCCTTTGACATGGCTCATTGCTCCAGATGCCTTATCCCATGGACGGAATTTG GTGGTATTTATCTCATGGAAATACACCGTATTCTTCGTCCCGGCGGATTTTGGGTTTTGTCTGGTCCACCTGTCAACTACGAGCACAGGTGGCGTGGATGGAACACAACCGTTGCCGAGCAAAAAACAGATTATGAAAACTTGCAGAATTTACTCACTTCAATGTGCTTTACATTGTACAATAAAAAGGATGACATTGCTGTATGGCAGAAGGCTAAAGATAACAGTTGCTATGAGAAGCTTCCTAAAGAGACCTACCCACCAAAGTGTGATGACAGCCTTGAACCAGATTCAGGATGGTACACTCCACTTCGTGCTTGTTTTGTGCTTCCAGATCCAAAGTATACCAAATCTGTTCTCACTTACATGCCTAAATGGCCCGAACGGTTGCATGCTTCCCCTGAAAGGATCACAACTGCTCATGGTGCTAGTACAAGTGGTAGTATTAGTACTTTTCATCATGACGATGGCAAGTGGAAAAAACGCATTCAGCACTACAAGAAGTTGCTGCCTGAGCTTGGCACTGAGAAAATAAGAAATGTGATGGACATGAATACAGTGTATGGAGCTTTTGCTGCAGCCTTGATCAATGATCCCCTTTGGGTCATGAATGTGGTCTCATCTTATGGTCCCAACACACTCCCTGTGGTTTATGATCGAGGCCTTATTGGAACCTTCCATGACTG GTGTGAGGCTTTTTCAACCTATCCTCGAACCTATGACCTCCTTCATCTTGATGGATTCTTCACTGCAGAAAACCACAG ATGTGAAATGAAGTATGTGTTGTTGGAGATGGACCGAATTTTAAGACCTGGTGGCCATGCTATCATTCGAGAGTCCTCTTATTTTGTGGATGCTGTTGCTACTGTTGGGAAGGGCATGCGATGGATATGTCGCAAAGAAAAGACTGAGTATGGAGTTGACAAAGAGAAGGTTTTGATATGCCAGAAAAAGCTATGGCATTCATCCAACACAGGTTCAAGATGA
- the LOC137811155 gene encoding putative disease resistance protein RGA3, with amino-acid sequence MAEALLGIVIQNLQSFVQDQLATFWGVDQQTQKLSSNLTAIRAVLKDAEKKQITSEVLKNWLQKLTDAAYVLDDILDQCSIHSTKVHSDEGHASCLSPPHPKDILFRFNIGKRMKDITQRFHDIHEEKSRFNLELGVTEVQTVDDDWRQTSSDITEPTLYGRDKDREQIMKFLLEDASNSEDLSVYPIVGMGGLGKTTLAKQVFNDHKVCKHFDLRIWVCVSDDFNTKTILESIIESCTGQNPNLNTLEAVRKKVELVLLNKRYLLVLDDVWNEDQEKWKQLKGKLQCARTSKGATILVTTRLQEVASTMETHPVYHLTELSGDDSWSLFKHHAFGQNREEIEELVAIGREIVRRCVGWPLAIKTLGSLLRDKSEISQWENVKESEIWDIREESSCMTCEENSIMRALKLSYSNLELSLKRCFSFCAIFPKDFVIVKEDLIHLWMANGFIKSEGNVEVEDVGNKVWKKLYRRSFFQEAKSDKFGMITSCKMHDLFHDLAKSITGEECVVIEEGRLSALSTRVHYVSLSNSKMSVDMTAFKKVESLRTFMDFSNIGLVPSTHCLRALCTTSYWLSPVNDLAHLRYLSWNRGSGAALYKLICQLPKLQILKLQSMSQLRLPKELTQLQDLRHIVINNCDPIPGMPPNIGKLRHLRTLSTFVVGSQAGCGLAELHSLKLGGMLRIKGLENVPNEWDAKQANLIGKKDLNILHLSWGGSANSKGSNVNVDRVLEALQPPSTLKSFVMAGYQGRQLSSWMRNGSVMRELVEVRLLDCDNCEELPPLGKLPHLKRLDVRGMKNVKWIDGESYDGVEEKAFPSLEELKVENLPKLERMLREKGVEMLPHLYQLTIDGVSNLKFPRLPSVEELRAIDIYEAASLMEGVVENMPCLKTLDIVRIEGLVVLPDQFSRLGSLQKLKISSCCDLEYFPEYVLEGLTSLRSLSINNCEHLKSLSEGVRHLTCLECLRIHSCPELVTLPSNITQLTALRSVRIGCFFTLPYGLQCIPSLRALDIYDCTFTSLPNWLGDFTSLQELEISRCRKLRSLPSSIQRLTNLSSLNIRECPYLKKRCKRETGEDWQYIKHIPEIQLFFQMKPTFCGFY; translated from the exons ATGGCTGAGGCTTTGCTGGGAATTGTAATTCAAAACTTGCAATCTTTTGTCCAAGACCAACTTGCAACGTTTTGGGGTGTTGACCAACAGACTCAAAAGCTTTCCAGCAATCTCACTGCAATCCGTGCTGTACTCAAAGATGCTGAGAAAAAGCAAATAACAAGCGAGGTCCTCAAGAATTGGCTGCAGAAACTCACAGATGCAGCATATGTGCTTGATGATATCTTGGACCAATGTTCAATTCACTCCACAAAGGTCCACTCTGATGAAGGACATGCTTCATGCCTATCCCCTCCCCATCCTAAAGACATTCTCTTTCGTTTCAATATTGGCAAAAGGATGAAAGACATCACCCAAAGATTTCATGACATTCATGAAGAAAAGAGCAGGTTTAATTTAGAACTTGGGGTCACCGAGGTGCAAACAGTGGATGATGATTGGCGCCAAACTAGCTCTGACATTACAGAACCTACACTCTATGGCAGAGACAAGGACCGGGAGCAAATTATGAAATTTCTTCTGGAAGATGCCAGTAACAGTGAAGACCTCTCCGTCTATCCCATAGTTGGTATGGGTGGACTCGGCAAAACAACACTTGCCAAGCAGGTCTTCAATGATCACAAGGTATGCAAACACTTTGACTTGAGAATTTGGGTTTGTGTTTCTGATGATTTCAACACCAAGACAATACTAGAATCCATCATAGAATCTTGCACTGGACAAAATCCCAATCTCAATACCTTAGAAGCAGTGCGGAAAAAGGTTGAATTAGTGTTGCTGAACAAGAGGTATTTACTTGTTCTTGATGATGTGTGGAATGAAGACCAAGAGAAATGGAAGCAGTTGAAGGGAAAGTTGCAGTGTGCAAGGACATCAAAAGGAGCTACCATTTTGGTCACCACTCGACTCCAGGAAGTtgcttccaccatggagacgcatCCTGTTTACCATTTGACAGAATTGTCAGGAGACGACAGTTGGTCATTGTTCAAACACCATGCGTTTGGAcaaaacagagaagaaatagaaGAGCTTGTGGCAATTGGCAGAGAGATAGTGAGAAGATGCGTTGGTTGGCCACTTGCAATCAAAACACTGGGAAGTCTTTTGCGTGATAAAAGTGAGATAAGCCAATGggaaaatgtaaaagaaagtgAGATTTGGGATATACGAGAGGAAAGTAGTTGTATGACATGTGAGGAAAATTCTATCATGCGTGCTTTGAAACTGAGCTATTCTAATTTGGAGTTGTCTCTCAAGAGATGCTTTTCTTTTTGTGCAATTTTCCCCAAAGATTTTGTAATAGTGAAGGAAGATCTCATTCATCTCTGGATGGCTAATGGATTTATTAAATCTGAAGGAAACGTAGAAGTGGAAGATGTTGGAAATAAAGTGTGGAAAAAATTATACCGTAGATCATTTTTTCAAGAAGCAAAGTCTGATAAGTTTGGTATGATTACAAGCTGCAAGATGCATGATCTATTTCATGATCTTGCCAAGTCTATTACGGGTGAAGAATGTGTGGTTATTGAGGAAGGAAGGTTGTCTGCGTTGTCAACTAGAGTTCACTATGTAAGCTTGTCAAATTCTAAGATGTCTGTTGATATGACTGCTTTCAAGAAAGTTGAATCCCTGCGAACTTTTATGGATTTTAGTAATATTGGTCTGGTGCCATCAACCCATTGTCTTCGAGCATTGTGCACAACTTCTTATTGGTTGTCCCCAGTCAATGATTTAGCACATTTGAGATACTTGAGTTGGAATAGGGGTTCGGGAGCAGccttatataaattaatttgtcaGTTGCCGAAATTACAAATATTGAAACTACAAAGTATGAGCCAACTTAGGCTGCCCAAAGAATTGACGCAATTACAGGATCTAAGACATATTGTGATTAATAATTGTGATCCAATACCAGGGATGCCTCCGAATATTGGCAAGTTAAGGCATCTAAGAACACTGAGCACTTTTGTTGTGGGATCACAGGCAGGGTGTGGGTTAGCAGAGTTGCATAGCTTAAAGCTGGGAGGCATGCTGAGAATCAAAGGCCTTGAGAACGTCCCCAATGAATGGGATGCTAAACAGGCAAATTTGATTGGTAAGAAGGACTTGAATATCCTACATTTGTCATGGGGTGGTAGTGCTAATTCAAAAGGTAGTAATGTTAACGTTGACAGAGTACTGGAAGCCCTGCAACCTCCCTCAACTCTGAAGAGTTTTGTGATGGCAGGATATCAGGGGAGACAATTATCGAGTTGGATGAGAAATGGTTCAGTTATGAGAGAGTTGGTGGAAGTTAGACTCTTGGACTGTGACAACTGTGAGGAGCTTCCTCCACTTGGTAAACTACCACACTTGAAAAGGCTAGATGTGCGTGGAATGAAAAATGTGAAGTGGATAGATGGTGAGTCGTATGATGGTGTGGAGGAGAAGGCATTTCCATCGTTAGAGGAATTGAAGGTGGAGAATTTACCAAAATTGGAGAGGATGTTAAGAGAAAAAGGAGTAGAGATGCTACCTCATCTTTATCAATTAACAATTGATGGCGTCTCCAACCTTAAATTTCCACGTCTTCCTTCTGTTGAGGAACTTCGTGCTATAGACATTTACGAAGCTGCTTCCTTGATGGAAGGGGTTGTGGAGAATATGCCTTGTCTAAAGACCTTGGATATTGTAAGGATTGAAGGACTGGTGGTATTACCCGACCAATTTAGCAGGTTGGGTTCACTACAGAAACTAAAGATTTCTTCTTGTTGTGATCTGGAGTATTTCCCAGAATATGTGTTGGAGGGTCTGACCTCTCTTCGAAGTTTGAGTATTAACAACTGTGAGCACTTAAAATCCTTATCTGAAGGTGTGCGACATTTGACATGTCTGGAGTGTTTGAGAATCCACAGTTGTCCAGAGCTGGTGACTCTACCAAGCAATATAACCCAACTAACTGCTCTTCGGTCTGTCAGAATCGGGTGTTTCTTCACATTACCCTATGGCTTACAATGTATCCCCTCCCTACGAGCTTTGGATATATACGATTGCACGTTTACTTCATTGCCGAACTGGCTGGGAGACTTCACTTCTCTTCAAGAATTAGAGATTAGTCGGTGTCGAAAGTTGAGGTCACTACCAAGTAGCATTCAACGCCTCACCAACTTGTCTTCTTTAAATATACGCGAATGCCCATATCTGAAGAAGCGGTGCAAGAGGGAAACGGGAGAGGATTGGCAATACATAAAGCATATTCCAGAAATACAACTGTTTTTCCAAATGAAACCGACTTTTTGTG GATTTTACTGA
- the LOC137809672 gene encoding uncharacterized protein, producing MKTTLEKKEWDTKDYCSFAKDLIPFESLSYCDFVFIPTVHNDHWWIYAFNFHSRELHVLDPLGHRRGKRNKIDKAMAVQVDHVYKILDKFGGVNSPPSKYSNKNFLYSQTVMIVEYWF from the exons ATGAAAACAACTTTAGAAAAGAAAGAGTGGGACACGAAGGATTATTGTTCGTTTGCAAAAGATTTGATTCCATTTGAATCACTATCATATTGCGATTTT GTATTCATCCCAACGGTGCACAATGATCATTGGTGGATCTACGCGTTTAATTTTCATAGTAGGGAATTGCATGTCTTGGACCCTCTCGGCCATAGAAGGGGAAAACGCAACAAAATTGATAAAGCCATG GCTGTGCAAGTTGACCATGTGTACAAAATTCTTGACAAGTTCGGTGGAGTGAATAGTCCCCCATCAAAGTACTCAAACAAAAACTTCCTATACAGCCAAACGG TTATGATTGTGGAGTATTGGTTTTGA